The Lathyrus oleraceus cultivar Zhongwan6 chromosome 5, CAAS_Psat_ZW6_1.0, whole genome shotgun sequence genome includes the window TATAATTCTATCTCTCACCCGCTCTTGATTTGTCACATATTTTATATCTCTTCAACAGGTAGTGGATGTTGATAATGTGAGGCAAAGGGTTACTGTGAAACTAATTCCGAGAATAGACTTACAGGCTCTTGCAAACAAGTTGGTATGAAATACTTTTTTATATTTGTTGAATGTTTTAACTTCTTTGTAAAATGAAATAACTCCCGTCCCTATTTTCTGTGCAAACTTTATTTATCATGCAGGAAGGCCGAGAAGTTGTGAAAAAGAAGGCATTTGTTCCCCCTCCTCGTTTTATGAATGTTGATGAAGCTAGGTAATGCTGACTCATAGCTTTTGCTAATTTGTTTCTACTCTGAAACTTTTTGGTTCCTGGTCTGACATAGTTTAAGCTTTATATCAGGGAACTGCATATCCGTGTGGAGCATAGGCGTGATGCCTATGGGGAACGGTTTGATGCCATTGGTGGTATGATGTTCAAAGATGGGTTCTTGTACAAAACTGTATCTATTAAATCCATTAGTGCCCAGAACATCAAGCCTACGTTTGACGAGCTCGAAAAGTTTCGAAAACCAGGCGAGGGTGGAGATGTAGCGAGTCTGTCAACTTTGTTTGCGAACAGAAAGAAAGGGCATTTCATGAAGGGTGATGCTGTTATTGTCGTCAAGGGTGATTTGAAGAATTTGAAGGGATGGGTAGAGAAAGTCGATGAGGATAATGTTCATATAAGGCCAGAAATAAAGGGTCTTCCTGTAAGTATGAGTTGATATTTGACTGTCTTTTTTCACTGTATAGTCTGCCAGTTTTGCATGTTGGTGATTAAATTGCTTTAATGATGATCTAATTATCCAGTtttttgtctctttccatttgCTTAGAAAACTCTTGCAGTAAATGAAAGGGAACTTGTTAAATATTTTGAACCTGGAAACCATGTTAAAGTTGTTTCTGGTGCTCAAGAGGGTGCGACTGGCATGGTTGTAAAGGTGGAGCAGCATGTTCTGATCTTAATATCCGATACCACAAAGGAGCATGTGAGTTTTATAGTCCTTTGATTGACTTGTTGAAAGACTTCTGAATTTCTACTTACATTTAGTGCAGAAATGACAACAAATATTCTCTCTTTAGATCCGTGTGTTTGCAGATGATGTTGTAGAGAGTTCAGAAGTAACCACCGGTGTGACTAAAATTGGGGACTATGAACTTCGTGATCTTGTATTGCTAGAGTAAGCATTTTTCTTATGCCTGAGATAAAGCCGAAGTGCCTTTTACCCCCTTGTGTTGTGGTTCAAACCTTTCTTACTTCTAACTTAACCTGGTGCAGTAATTTGAGTTTTGGTGTGATAATTCGTGTAGAGAGTGAGGCATTTCAGGTTAGTATCTTAACGAATCAAAAGTTCAATACTTTCTCAATTGAAGTTAAGACTTTTTGGCATTATATTATTGTCTTTTGCCTTTGTTAGGTTCTCAAGGGGGTTCCTGACAGACCTGAAGTTGTTCTTGTTAAATTAAGAGAGATCAAGTGTAAGATAGAGAAGAAAATAAGTGTGCAGGATAGGTTTAAGAATACAATATCATCAAAAGATGTTGTGAAGATAATTGATGGTCCCTGCAGAGTGAGTTTCTGACTGTTGGCTAGATTTTGTTTTCATGGAAGTTGATATTTTTCAGATTTAACACTTTCTTTTTGTTAGGGCAAACAAGGTCCTGTGGAGCACATATACAGAGGAATCTTGTTCATCTTTGATCGCCATCATCTTGAACATGCAGGCTTTATATGCGTTAAGGCCCACTCATGTGTAGTTGTGGGAGGTTCCCGCTCCAATGGTGACAGAAATGTATCCATTTTTCCTATTGTGATTCTtaagtatttttttttttgaattttgtttttaTGAATTTAAATCTCCGTCATCAATGTGATGTTTTGCTTACTTTATTTGCTTCCACTTCAGGGTGATGCGTACGGAAGATTCTCCGGTCTTAAAAATCCACCTCGCATTCCACAGTCCCCAAAGAGGTTTTCTCGAGGAGGGCATCCGTCTGATTGTATGTTTAAATCTTTCCATGTGTATAACATTGGATCAACCTGTTAGTGTAATATGCTTTTTCAATAAAGTTGTTTGATGTTACTTTATATGGATGTGGTAAAGCTGGAGGGAGGCACAGGGGTGGTGGAAGGGGGCATGATGGTTTGACTGGTGCAACTGTTAAAGTACGCCAGGGTTCGTATAAAGGTTATCGTGGGCGTGTTATAGAAGTTAAAGGAACATTTGTTCGGGTTGAATTGGAGTCTCAGATGAAGGTTGTAACAGGTAAGTCTTATAATTGCAAAGACCTGAGCTGCCTGCATCTTTGTATTCACATGGTCTCTGACTTGGTTATTTGCAGTTGATCGCAATCATATAACAGATAATGTGGCTGTTACCCCACAACGGTAAGTTATATCTACATAAAATTTGTGGTTTCTTGTGTGTGTTGGAAGATAATCAATCACGAGTCTTGTTTTCTGCCAGTGAAACATCTCGATATGGAATGGGAAGTGAAACCCCAATGCATCCATCTCGAACTCCCTTGCATCCATATATGACTCCGATGAGAGATCCCGGAGGTATGATTGATTTTATATTTCTAGGACTCTcctttatatatattttttgaaaGTTAAACATTTGAGTATCCTATAAACTGCTAATATTTGTTAAATGTATTTCTATTCGCAGCAACTCCAATTCATGATGGAATGAGGACACCTATGCGTGACCGTGCTTGGAATCCTTATGCACCAATGAGTCCTGCTAGGTTTGTTCCAACATCATCCTTCCTTCTCAGCCTAATATGTGCTATTATTTACGCCCTGGGTTTTCCTTCTATTTTGTATGCTGATTGCTGAGGATTTTTTTCAAAAGTTTTCCTGTACCAGTAAAGGTTAAAGACACAATAAGATCAGCTACCAAACATTTTAATATATACCAGTATTCTAAGTTCAAGCTATTAGAACAAGAGGGTTGTAACCAATCAGTAGTTAATATATAAATGTATTTTGGCTCAGTATACAGTCTGCACCA containing:
- the LOC127082493 gene encoding putative transcription elongation factor SPT5 homolog 1, whose amino-acid sequence is MSHRGMDRDDEDDEDYEEQGVDFDEEEADEEEEDRGGGKKRRRSSYIDDDADEVDEDEEEDDDGDDDYDGGGKTSRKRQYKKVSASNFFDEEAEVDTDDEEEEEEGEDDFIVQPDNDLPEEDDNRGRPRHRLPPHQEDHEDLEAVARSIQERYGKHRLAEYEEETTDVEQQALLPSVRDPKLWMVKCAIGRERETAVCLLQKYIDKGSELQIRSAIALDHLKNYIYVEADKEAHVREACKGLRNIFGQKITLVPIREMTDVLSVESKAIDLARDTWVRMKIGTYKGDLAKVVDVDNVRQRVTVKLIPRIDLQALANKLEGREVVKKKAFVPPPRFMNVDEARELHIRVEHRRDAYGERFDAIGGMMFKDGFLYKTVSIKSISAQNIKPTFDELEKFRKPGEGGDVASLSTLFANRKKGHFMKGDAVIVVKGDLKNLKGWVEKVDEDNVHIRPEIKGLPKTLAVNERELVKYFEPGNHVKVVSGAQEGATGMVVKVEQHVLILISDTTKEHIRVFADDVVESSEVTTGVTKIGDYELRDLVLLDNLSFGVIIRVESEAFQVLKGVPDRPEVVLVKLREIKCKIEKKISVQDRFKNTISSKDVVKIIDGPCRGKQGPVEHIYRGILFIFDRHHLEHAGFICVKAHSCVVVGGSRSNGDRNGDAYGRFSGLKNPPRIPQSPKRFSRGGHPSDSGGRHRGGGRGHDGLTGATVKVRQGSYKGYRGRVIEVKGTFVRVELESQMKVVTVDRNHITDNVAVTPQRETSRYGMGSETPMHPSRTPLHPYMTPMRDPGATPIHDGMRTPMRDRAWNPYAPMSPARDNWEDGNPGSWGASPQYQPGSPPSRSYEAPTPGAGWASTPGGNYSEAGTPRDSSAYANAPSPYLPSTPGGQPMTPNSASYLPGTPGGQPMTPGTGGLDMMSPVLGGDNEGPWLMPDILVNVHRAGEESVGVIKEVLPDGSYKVALGSSGNGETLTALPAEMEAVIPKKSDKIKIMGGALRGSTGKLIGVDGTDGIVKVDDTLDVKILDLVILAKLA